CTAAAATATCGTGCCGTTCCCGATTTACTGGAATTTAAATCAACTGTCACCAACATTCTACCAAAATGCCACCAAAATCGTCGTCTAAAAAAGATCAAATCGCTTGGCTATTGTGTGAAAAGTGCAAAATTTATATAACCTCGAAGGACCGCAACAAGCACGAAGAAGACTGCCCTGTGCCAAATGAACCCATCGAATCAATTCAATGGAAATATTCGTTTATTCGATCGAAACAAGTCTATGCACAACAATTATGTGAGACGACAGACCGAACTGCCATTCTATCCGATGAACTGTTAAGTGATCTGGgctcaaaatatttaaataatttagtgTTTGCTAGCGAGTCGGTGATGAACTTATGTGATTGGATTATCAGTGATTTTGTGGTGTTACAGCCGTCATGCGATACTCATATTCCAGTTGTAAAAAGGTTATGGCCGGCAGCGGATAAAAATACGTCCAACGTTTTCGTAACGGATGATGGTGAGTTCATTTCGCTTATTACTACAACGTCTACTTCGCGAGCTATTCCAATTAATAGTTAGTTCGCTGAACTATCTCCCTCCCTTTGAAACAACCGAAGATTGAACGTTACTCTTCTTGAAGATCGGTAGTCCAACAGTAAATGTCTGATAAAGCTTaaagctcggaacaggtcGACCGTAGTATAAATGGATTGCCTGCAAATTCAGCTCAGGTCAGATAACTTCAAATCTCAGAAGAAAAGACGCCTGACCCGACCTGAAATTGGTCTCATTCGATCCTATAACGTTCAAAAACATTATCAGGTTAAGTCTTAATCGGGAATCAGGTAGATCAGAACTGCTCCGAGCTCATTAAGTGGTTGTTAACATTGCATGGCTTTCTAACGCATTCCCTCCCTAAATTTCAGAATTACGCACTGCTTGGCAAGATGTTACTTATTTCACGATCACGAAATTACCATACGATCCTCCACCTGCTGCCACTATGACAATCAAAGCATTAGTACCAAGTGAAATTGATCGGAAAAGCTACAACGATTTGTCCAACATAATTGCGAAACAACTCTTCAACAACGTCGTCTGCTGTGATCACGAATTCACgactgaaattttcaacaaaacatttacgTTTCTCATCACTCGAATAACAGGACACGAGTACTCGGACGTATGTCAAGGCATCgaagagaaattgaaaatgctcAGCATGAATCAGCCGAGTCACAGTTTTCATTTGGTGACAAGAAAAACCAGAATCGAAATCGTTCGAGCTGAAGATGAGACAGTGAATGAAGGTGATTTGAATGCTGACATTCAATTGGAATCGATTGGGGGATTGAATGGTACAATCGCCGACATAAAAGACGCAATGAACTTTGCCTTCGGTATTGCTAAGCCCATGCAGGGAATGCAAATACCACGAGCCGTTTTATTGTACGGCCTTCCTGGTTGTGGCAAAAGCTTACTATGCAGTGCTTTGGCAGCTGACACGGATGCACTTGTTGTGACGATAAACGCTTCCGAGATTTTCAGCAAATATTTCGGGGAAACGGAAGCGAATTTGTTGCAACACTTTGATAAGGCGTTCAAGAACTACCCGAACTCAACTTTCATTGTCGTTGAAGAGATAGTAAACGTTTGCGCAAAGGAAAACAAAGAGGATTCGTCGAAGCGTGTCAGTTCAGCCTTTTTAAATGTTCTGGATAGCATTCATAGCAAGAGAGAGGGTAGTCGAACGTTTCTGTTGGCTACAACCAgtaacattgaaaatattaatcaaGCCGTCCGACGAAGCGGCCGATTCGACATCGAAATTGAAATACCCGTACCAAACCCAGATGCTCGGAAAGACATTTTGACAAAGATGCTCGGCAAAATAAAGAACTCATTGACCTCTGACGATGTGAAGCACTTAGCAAATACGTGTCATGGATTT
This region of Bradysia coprophila strain Holo2 chromosome IV, BU_Bcop_v1, whole genome shotgun sequence genomic DNA includes:
- the LOC119085972 gene encoding ATPase family protein 2 homolog produces the protein MPPKSSSKKDQIAWLLCEKCKIYITSKDRNKHEEDCPVPNEPIESIQWKYSFIRSKQVYAQQLCETTDRTAILSDELLSDLGSKYLNNLVFASESVMNLCDWIISDFVVLQPSCDTHIPVVKRLWPAADKNTSNVFVTDDELRTAWQDVTYFTITKLPYDPPPAATMTIKALVPSEIDRKSYNDLSNIIAKQLFNNVVCCDHEFTTEIFNKTFTFLITRITGHEYSDVCQGIEEKLKMLSMNQPSHSFHLVTRKTRIEIVRAEDETVNEGDLNADIQLESIGGLNGTIADIKDAMNFAFGIAKPMQGMQIPRAVLLYGLPGCGKSLLCSALAADTDALVVTINASEIFSKYFGETEANLLQHFDKAFKNYPNSTFIVVEEIVNVCAKENKEDSSKRVSSAFLNVLDSIHSKREGSRTFLLATTSNIENINQAVRRSGRFDIEIEIPVPNPDARKDILTKMLGKIKNSLTSDDVKHLANTCHGFVGADLSSLISKSVLHAINKDKNLSNSSGQLMLTFADIQNGLCHVKPSAMKEVLIESPNVKWTDIGGQDELKLQLKQAIEWPLTHPETFTRLGITPPRGILMFGPPGCSKTMIAKALATESKVNFLSIKGPELFSMWVGESERAVRDLFRKARQVAPAIIFFDEIDAIGGERSSGSSVKERVLAQMLTEMDGVNVLNNVTIVAATNRPDLIDKALMRPGRIDRIVYVKLPDETTRAEIFKIKFKNMPLEGDVDLKQLVERTEGYSGAEVQAVCQEAAMKSLEDNIDAAVVSWKHFEKALEVVQPRTNSELLKLYENYLKTY